One genomic region from Argentina anserina chromosome 2, drPotAnse1.1, whole genome shotgun sequence encodes:
- the LOC126784958 gene encoding gamma carbonic anhydrase 1, mitochondrial yields MGTLGRAIYTVGFWIRETGQAVDRLGSRLQGSYYFKEQLSRHRTLMNVFDKAPAVDKDAFVAPSASVIGDVQVGRGSSIWYGCVLRGDVNHIVIGAGTNIQDNSLVHVAKSNLSGKVLPTIIGDNVTVGHSAVVHGCTVEDEAFVGMGATLLDGVVVEKHAMVAAGSLVRQNTRIPSGEVWAGNPAKFLRKLTDEEIAFISQSATNYTNLAQVHAAENGKSFDEIEFEKALRKKFARRDEEYDSMLGVVREIPPELILPDNVLPDKALKVEK; encoded by the exons ATGGGGACTTTGGGGAGAGCGATATACACCGTCGGATTCTGGATTAGGGAGACGGGCCAGGCCGTCGATCGGCTCGGCAGCCGCCTCCAGGGGAGCTACTACTTCAAGGAGCAGC TGTCTAGGCATCGGACTCTTATGAATGTATTTGATAAAGCTCCCGCGGTTGACAAGGATGCATTTGTGGCCCCAAGTGCCTCTGTCATTGGTGATGTTCAAGTGGGAAGAGGATCTTCTATTTGGTATGGATGTGTATTGAGAG GTGACGTGAACCACATTGTTATTGGAGCTGGAACTAACATACAAGACAACTCCCTTGTTCATGTGGCAAAGTCTAATTTAAGTGGGAAGGTGTTGCCAACCATTATTGGTGATAATGTCACTGTAG GTCACAGTGCTGTTGTACATGGCTGTACGGTTGAGGATGAGGCCTTTGTTGGTATGGGAGCAACACTGCTTGATGGTGTCGTTGTTGAGAAACATGCTATGGTTGCTGCCGGATCCCTTGTGAGACAGAATACAAGGATCCCTAGTGGAGAG GTTTGGGCAGGAAATCCAGCCAAGTTTTTGAGGAAGCTCACAGATGAAGAAATAGCCTTCATCTCCCAGTCAGCCACCAATTATACCAACCTTGCACAAGTCCATGCAGCTGAGAATGGGAAGTCCTTTGATGAGATTGAGTTTGAGAAGGCCCTTCGTAAGAAGTTTGCTCGACGTGATGAGGAGTATGACTCAATGCTGGGTGTTGTGCGTGAAATTCCCCCAGAACTTATACTTCCAGATAATGTATTACCAGATAAAGCACTCAAGGTTGAAAAATAA